One Aegilops tauschii subsp. strangulata cultivar AL8/78 chromosome 7, Aet v6.0, whole genome shotgun sequence genomic window carries:
- the LOC109742929 gene encoding uncharacterized protein: MEQFQDGHHVRLRSRERGMYLHADEDGHGVSLHHRRASMNAAWVVHLYHGHAEYVLLHSSAYGRYLAATEAPAPLGHRGLRVELRDYAQPEVQAIMWKADGADSGNDVLLWQFTGRCLRANGRYLSWNNGVSAEDIEDTYIVSTMMHWVVEPIPAMEDMPPLPRPTGLLFPGILTALLPSRLIVYVRAGADGTRMNHGALVFRGRSVVRLRKKLMRRLDVSDLVMCVEAGTFGRPTPLVVDLPRSVRDLHIVVFAAGTPAHAEVRYPDVDAV, translated from the exons ATGGAGCAGTTTCAGGACGGCCACCACGTGCGGCTGCGGAGCCGCGAGCGCGGCATGTACCTACACGCCGACGAGGACGGGCATGGCGTCTCCCTCCACCACCGCCGGGCGTCGATGAACGCGGCTTGGGTGGTGCACTTGTACCACGGCCACGCGGAGTACGTGCTCCTCCACAGCTCCGCCTACGGTCGGTACCTCGCCGCCACGGAAGCGCCGGCGCCGCTAGGCCACCGCGGGCTGCGCGTCGAGCTGCGCGACTACGCACAGCCGGAGGTGCAGGCCATCATGTGGAAGGCCGACGGGGCCGACTCTGGGAACGACGTCCTGCTCTGGCAGTTCACCGGCCGCTGCCTCCGCGCCAACGGGAGGTACCTCAGCTGGAACAATGGCGTCAGCGCCGAGGACATCGAGGACACCTACATCGTCAGCACGATGATGCACTGGGTAGTGGAGCCCATCCCCGCCATGGAGGACATGCCCCCCCTTCCACGTCCGACTGGG CTTCTCTTCCCCGGAATACTCACCGCCCTGTTGCCGTCGCGGCTGATCGTGTACGTGCGGGCGGGGGCCGACGGGACCCGCATGAACCACGGCGCGTTGGTGTTCAGGGGCAGGTCCGTGGTCCGCCTTAGGAAGAAGCTGATGCGCCGGCTGGACGTCTCCGACCTCGTCATGTGCGTCGAAGCGGGTACTTTCGGGCGGCCTACCCCACTCGTCGTCGACCTGCCCCGCAGCGTCCGGGACCTCCACATCGTCGTCTTCGCGGCCGGGACGCCAG CCCACGCGGAGGTGCGGTACCCAGATGTCGATGCAGTGTAG